The following is a genomic window from Antechinus flavipes isolate AdamAnt ecotype Samford, QLD, Australia chromosome 3, AdamAnt_v2, whole genome shotgun sequence.
GTCACCATTGCAGAAACAttacccccttcccctccccaattgACGTGGCTCATAGATaggaagtctctctctctctctgtctctgtctctctctgtctctgtctctctctttctctctctgtatctctgtctctctctctctctctctctgtctctgtctctctctgtcactctctctgtctctctctctgtgtgtcactctctctgtgtgtcactctctctgtctctgtctctcttttgtctcctctctctctcctctgtctctctgtctctctctcgtctctctctctctctctctatctctctgtctctgtctctctctctctttgtctgcctgtctctctttctttgtctcctctctctctctctaaagctttttgttttcagaacataagcagataatttttcaccactgacccttacctaaccttgtgttccagatttccccctccttccccctctcccctcccctagatgacaagcaatccaatatatgttaaacatattaaaaaataagttaaaccCAACATATGCGGACATATTTAtccaattatcttgctgcacacacgggaaaaatcaaataaaaaaggaaaaaaattaagaaagaaaacaaaaagcaagcaaacgacaacaaaaagagtcagagtgctatgttgtgatccacactcaggaAGTCTCCTGACATAAGAGTTTAAAGGAGAGGTACAAAACTGAGTGACTCGGAAGGTCCAAGGGGGAAGACTCCCTGGAGGAGGTGACCTTTGGGGCAGGCTGAAGGTCAAGGTTTGAGGGACAGTCCATCTCTTATAAGCCATGGAGCTTTGGGCaaaatctctttccctttcctggcCTCAGTTTTACTCTGTAAAAGAGAGATTTGGAGCTGATCCCTTCCAGTTTTttctctgccctgggaagaggCAGGCAGGGCTAAGTTgctagtatctgaggttggatttgaactcaggccgggtgctctctccactgcccccctgcccctgccccctgGTCTCTTCTGTTTTTAAGTCCTCTCGTGCTCTATcccctttctgagtctcagtttcttcattcataaagaCCAGATGAGCTCGAGCTAGCTCTGTGTCTGTGGCCGCAGCAGAGGCCCGGCCTCCTTTTCACTTGGATTCTTCTCTCCCCGTGCCAGAGCCTCCGTCGAGAGATCCAGGGGCACCGAGGCCGGGTGGAGGAGGTGCTGGAACGGGCCGGGGCGCTGGCCTCCCTGCGCAGCCCAGAGGCCGAGGTGGTGAGCCAGAGTCTGGAGCGTCTGCAGGGCCTGTGGAGCTCCCTGCAGGAGGAGGCTGAGCGGAGGCAGCAGGTGCTGGACGCTGCCTTCCAGGTGGAGCAGTACTACTTCGACATGTCGGAGGTGGAGGCCTGGTTGGGGGAGCAGGAGCTGCTACTGATGAGCGAAGAGACGGGCAAGGTTGGCCTGGACAAGGTTCCCCAGGGAGGGGAGTCACGGGGACCCGGGGAGGGCTGTCCCCATTCGGCCCCTTCCACAGCCTCCGAAGGGAGGAGAGAATGCTCATAATCTGCCCTTGATACACGGACAAGCTCCTCGTCCTCCCTGACCCTCAGTCTCCTCTGTTCAATGAGGGTGGGCTGGATGATTGTCTCTAAGAGCCCTTCCGACTCTAGTCCTCTGATCCCATGAATCTCTGcgggcctcggtttcctcatctgtcaaacgaGGGCCTCTACCTCCCTTCCCTGATCCCGGGATCCTCTCTCCTTTGGAGGTCCCGGTGGGACAGTGGTCTGCCCCCCCCATCATTCTTTCCGGGCCCACAGGATGAGCAGAGCACCCTCCAGCTCCTGAAGAAGCACCTGCTGCTGGAACAAAGCATTGAGAATTATGAGGAGAGCATCGCCCAGCTGTCCCGCCAGTGTCGTTCCCTGCTGGAGATGGGGCATCCGGACAGGTGGGCGGCGCGCGCCCCGCAGTTCCCGCAGAGAGCGCAGGCGCGGCCGCTCTCCGTTCTAGCTGGGAGAGGGGGGATCCCGGGGTGGCAAGTCTTTGACTCTGGCATCGCCTGCGCTGCTCAGGGTCACTGGCCAGCCCCCAGAAAGCTCGGATTTACAGGGGGAGGAGACAAAGCCCCTGGGCAAAGGCCAGGGCAGGATGGTTCAGTGGATATGCCGCAGTCTCCAGAGTCCggaaagcctgaattcaaattctggggTTCGGGTTCTTCTTAAGGCCCGGACGGCCACGGGGGTCCCTCCTAGCTCTAGACCCTGCCGCCTCTTGTCCCTCAGTGAGCAGATCAGCCGACGGCAGTCTCAGGTGGACCGCCTGTACGTGGCCCTGAAGGAGCTGGGGGAGGAACGGCGCGCGCGGCTGGAGCAGCAGTACTGGCTGTATCAGCTGAGCCGCCAGGTGGACGAGCTGGAGCACTGGATTGCGGAGAAGGAGGTGGTGGCCGGCTCCCCCGAGCTGGGCCAGGACTTCGAGCACGTCACGGTGAGTGTGGGCGCGGGACGGCCCAGGAAGCCAGCTGGAGGATCCGGGAGGAGCGGGGGTTGGGGAAGTCACGCACACGCTCGGGTAGCCGGGACCCAGAGTTGGGCCGACCCCCAATATCCCAGGGTTTGTTCTTGGGAGCTAAAaggaccaggggtcctcaaactttttaaataggggccagttcactgtccctcagactgtgggagggctggactctagtaaaaacaaaaactgttttgtgggcctttaaataaagaaacttcctagccggtgagggggataaacgtcctcagctgccgcatctggcccgcgggccgcagtttgaggacccctgggttCGGTCTCGCGTGAAAGAGAGGGACTATGGGAGGATGTTCCCAGGGTTGTGAGGGACCCAGGCTAGTAATGGGAACTAAATCAGGAAGGGCTCTGCTTCTTCTACCTGGCGTGGGGGTAAAGGGGAGCCTGGGAGATCGGAGGATTCAGAGCTCGAGAAGATCCTCGAGGCGACCGAGTCCCGTCCCACCCTCCCTGCCCCACTCAGGTCCTGCAAGAGAAGTTCACCGAGTTCGCCAGCGAGACGGGCAACGCCGGGCGGGAGAGGCTCGCCGCCGTCAATCAGATGGTGGACGAGCTGATCGAGTGCGGCCACACGGCCGCCGCCACCATGGCCGAATGGAAGGACGGGCTCAACGAGGCCTGGGCCGAGCTGCTGGAGCTCATGGGCACGCGCGCCCAGCTGCTGGCCGCCTCTCGCGAGCTGCACAAGTTCTTCAGCGACGCCCGCGAGCTGCAGAGCCAGATCGAGGAGAAGCGCAGGCGGCTGCCCCGCCTGACGGCCCCTCCGGAGCCGAGGTCCAACGCGGGCAGCGTGCAGCGGGCGCTGAGGGCCTTCGAGCACGACCTGCAGCTGCTCGTGTCCCAGGTGAGGCTCCGGAGCGGAGCAGGAGGCTCCGTCTCTACTTCTGTAAAGTGGAAATAGTAGGGCCCACATCACCTGCTTTCCAGGCTCAGCTTGTCATGGGACGGGGGGGGGAGGGTTTAAGTCTTAAAGCATCAGGGAGATGGGCTTAGTGGCAGTGATATTCAGTAAGCCTGAAATAAGGAGGATTTGCATCCAGATCCCGGCTCAGGGACATCCTCGCTGggtgatcttaggtaagtcatttccctcaaaaaatccttctttctaaaatgggggtggaggggaggagaggacagCATGGATTAGCTCAGCTCTAATGACCTTCTAGCTCTCCCTCCTGTGATCTCAGCTGTGTAACTCGGGCATGTCACTCTCCCCACCCGAGACTTTCTTCTGTAAGAacaggaggcagctaggtggcagagtggatagagccccagccccgaagtcaggaggacttgagttcaaatctggcatttaacactttctggctgtgtgaccttgggcaagtcacttaaccccccttgcctcagaggggaaaaaagaatagggATAATAGTATTCCTCTTGTAAAAATGTGATCTGTTGTCATTTGAGGCAATCGGGAACGAGCtcctgagtgtctgaggctggatttgaactcctggcCTCTTGATGCCAAGAGCACTGCTCTAGCTGCCCCTTGATTTGTTGTTAATATCTTTCTAGAAGCCTTGAATGAGAGGGCTCTGGGTTCGAATCCCAACCCTGCTGTTGAGTACAAACCGTTTCCATTCTCAGAGTTTGCTTCTagaaagtgtgtgtggggggttaTTCTCCAGGGCCTCTGCCAGTCCTGTGTACCATGTTCCTACAAGAAGCTCTCCAGGGAGCACGAGCAGCTGACTGGGAAACGGCCCCAGAGGGCCCCAGACCTGCTCCCAAACGTGGCAGGGCCCAGAGGCCCGGAGCCCCCCGAGCCGGGGCGGCCTGCTGCGTGGCCCAAGGAAGGGGCTTGAGTGGCCAGGCTGAGACTGCAGGTTACAAGCCTCCCCCCTCGCCCGCTCTGAACCTCTTCCGGCCGGGCCGGGGAGGCTCCCTGGAGGAGGCCGCCAGGGGATGTTTGGGGATTTCTCCACATCAGTGTCTCCCTGGTTACCGAGTCACGCTCCTTGTGAAAATCCCGGCAGCGAGGACGGGAAAAGAAGGCTGTGTGTGTGTCAGGCAGAATGTAGAGTTCTGCCCCCCTAGGGGGGACCCTTGTGGACACCCCAGTACAGCAAAGGGGTGAGGCTTGCACACAGGTCGCTGGAATACCCAGAATGCTTTAATGAATGCGTCAGAGAGCCACAGAGCAGGGGATTGCGTAACATCCAAGGGAGAACCATGTCATTAATCTGGAGCCAAGCAAGAAACactgataataatgatgacaagGGGAGTAATAACAGCTAATGTCGATTTACAGATTACAGATATATCTTCTTTaatgctcacaacaaccctaagaggcAAGTGctgtgattatccccattttacagatgaggaaactgaggcagccaggttaagtcaatcagtaaacattttaaaCGCCTcctaccaggcactgtgctaagttctagggataaaaagagtcaaaagacaatccttgcccTTAAAAagctaatgggaaagacaacatgtcAACAAAGATCCAAAGCCAACTATATACAGGACAAGTAGAAGATGATTAACAGGGGGAAGGCACTagatttttaataatcttttagtttcttcatttccacataaagacaattttaaaaatccttttgttttttatttcatccatttttttctttccctatgtcACCTTCTTCCTCTCTGAGACAATAAGCAACCTGAGACAGGTTATACGTGTTCTGAAGCGGATTAGTTATGTTGCGAAAGAAGACACggacacaaagggaaaaaaaaactacacacaAAAAAGATGGGAAGTCAGGGGCAGCCGGTTGGTGCAGTGGTCTGCTTCGCTCTGCACTCAGATCCCATCAGCCATTTCACTGGATGTGGCTAGTGCTTTTGATCatggtcctttggaattgtcttggatcattgcattgctgagaatagctcagtcattcacagttgatcatttttGACAATGTTACTGTTACCTCGTACAGTGTTCCGGAGTTGtccatttcactctgcatcagtttgcAGCGGGTTTTTCTGTCTGGTTGTTGtgcatttcactctgcatcagtttgcAGCGGGTTTTTCTGTCTGGTTGTTGtgcatttcattctgcatcagtttgcAGCGGGTTTTTCTGTCTGGTTGTTGtgcatttcattctgcatcagtttgcAGCGGGTTTTTCTGTTCCGGTGTTGTGCATTTCCCTCTGTATCATTTTGCAGCGGGTTTTTCTGTCTGGTTGTTGtgcatttcattctgcatcagtttgcAGCGGGTTTTTCTGTTCCAGTGTTGTGCATTTCCCTCTGCATCAATTTGCAGCGGAGTTTTTCTGTTccggtgctgctcatttcactctgcatcagtttgcAGTGGGTTTTTTTGTTCCGATGTTGTGCATTTCCCTCTGCATCAGTTTGCAGCGGGTTTTTCTGTCCAGTGTTGtgcatttcactcagcatcagtttgcaGCAGGTTTTTCTGTTccggtgctgctcatttcactctgcatcagtttgcAGCGGGTTTTTCTGTGTCGGGGTTGTGCATtacactttgcatcagtttgcaGCGGGGTTTTTCTCTTCCCGTGTTGTGCATTTCCCTCTGCATCAGTTTGCAGCAGATTTTTCTGTTCCGGTGTTGTGCATTTCCCTCTGCATCATTTTACAGCAGGTTTTTCTGttctggtgctgctcatttcactctgcatcagtttgcAGCGGGTTTTTCTGTTCGGGTGTTGTGCatttcactctacatcagtttGCAGCTTagggtttttttctgaaatctgcctgctcatcttttcatatagcacaatagtatcccatcacaATAATATAACCCAGCTAGTCCAACCATTCCCCTATGGATGGACATggcctcaatttccaattctcggaaggcactagaattaagagggattggagaAGGCTTCCAAGAAACAAATAGAGCAGATTCTAtctagttgggacttaaaagaaggcAGGGAGGTCCATGTTCAAAGTGGAGGACAAGAGAGGATTCTAGGCCCTTggggatagccagagaaaaaGCCGGGTTGAGAAAGAACAAGCATTTTGCTCACGGAACAGCCCGGGGGCAGATGGAACTGAATCAAAGAGGATATGTCAGGGAGTAAGATGTAAAAGGACTAGAAAGGTAGATTAGGTGCCGTGTCCAGACATCCACATGAGCAGAGGCTGCCCAGGGGCACACATCAGGGCAGCGTCAGAAGCATCAGCGTCCAGCTCATTGGACAACCAACCCTATGGTTTGTCCTCACTCAGgaacccccccccccttctcctttcATCAGGTACGGCAGCTCCAGGAGGGGGCAGCCCAGCTGCGGACCGTGTATGCGGGGGAGCACGCCGAggccatccaggggagggagcAGGAGGTTCTGCAAGGCTGGCGGGAGCTCCTGGCTGCCTGCGAGGACGCCAGGCTGCACGTCAGCTCCACGGCGGATGCCCTCCGTTTTCACAGTCAGGCCCGAGAGCTGCTGACTTGGATGGAAGGCATCGTGGGCCAGATCGGGGCCACTGACAAACCCAGGTGGGGACCCTCCCGTCCTGTCCCTGCCCTTGCTAACCAGCAGCCAAGCCCAGGCAGGGATGCGAGGGCCAGAGGGAGGGTCAGCGCACCGTCTTAGCCAATCAAGCAGAGAATCTTAAAGCCGGCCCTGTTCCCAGCTAGTCCAACCTGAATGGGAAGGTTCTAGGTACTGTCTCTGACCAATAATCATCCAGTGGCCTGTAATGACAGGAACTTCCTTCCCATCTCCTGAAGCAGCCCGTTTTTACCGTGGAACATCTCTGATGGTTAGCGTCCTTTCCTTTCATCAAGTGGGTTTTCTTTTCTGAGCGTCTCTCTCCTCCCATCCCCCAGAGATGTGTCATCGGTGGAGGTGCTAATGAACTATCATCAAGGCCTGAAGAGTGAAATTGAGGCCCGGGGCCCAGAGCTGGCCTCCTGTCTGGAGCTGGGCCGTTCCCTGTTGCTTAGCAAGAGCCCTATGGCCGATGAGGTGGGGAGGGGCCGGGGGGGCGAGGGGGACCCCCCATTATTGACCAGGGATTGGGATACGTGGGGAGGCCGGGGAGTTCCTGGAGACCTTGTTCCCTCCCCTGACTCTTCCCCCCAACTCACCCCTCTTCCCTGTAGATCCAGGCCCAGCTGGACAAATTAGTGTCACGGAAAGAGGCGATGACGGATAAGTGGGACCAGCACTGGGAGTGGCTGCAGCAGAGTGAGTGGACCTCTGAAGCCCCTCCATGCATGTCTGCTCCCTGCTGGGAGAGCTGCCGAAGCCAGTGATAGAAGGGTGGGGGGCAGGTATTCAAGAACAGGTAGAGAAAGGGGTCACTGCTGAACAGGAACATCTGGGGGGGCTGCTCATAATGCACCAGGGAGATCCAGACTTGGGGGAAAGGCCCGAGGCATTCTGGGATGGGGGTGGCCAGTAGGAGTGTCCCTCAGGTGGCCACAGTTAAGGCGAATGGGTTAGGATTTAAGTGTCAGAGTAGGAAGGTGCCAGCCCCTTCCATGCGCCAACCTCCGAGGGGGCTCTCGACCTCATCTCCTGCTGCCCATTAGCAACCACTGGTGGGCCCTCGTGCCCAGGGGAGGCCCGTGAGGGCCACTGGAGCGGGTCAGGCACCTGGAGCCCTGTCTCACCCCCTCCGGGGTGGGCTGGGGCAGGGGTGGAAGTGAGCCCcccatccctccctttctcctgccTGCCCCACGCCCCACTCAGTGCTGGAGGTACACCAGTTTGCGCAGGAGGCCGTGGTGGCCGACGCCTGGCTAAATGCTCAGGAGCCTCTGCTGCAGAGCCGGGAGCTGGGCAGCAGCGTGGACGAGGTGGAGCAGCTGATCCGGCGGCACGAGGCCTTCCGCAAGGCGGCGGCGGCCTGGGAAGAGCGCTTCAGCTCCCTCCGACGCCTCACCACGGTCAGCCCTCCTCCGCCCCTTTCCCGCCCCGCCTCCGCTTGGTCCCGGGGGCAGGGCAGCCTGACAGCCTCCCTCTGCCTTCTCTAGATCGAGAAGCTGAAGGCTGAGCAGAGCAAGCAGCCTCCCACGCCCCTTTTGGGCCGCAAGATCTTCGGGGATCCCACGGAGCTGGCGGCCAAGGCGGCGCCCCTGCTGCGGCCCGGGCCCTATGAGCGAGCCCTGGATCCGCTGGGCAGGAGGAGCCCGGAGCCCCTGGCCCTCCCCAGCCGACTGGACTCGGCCCTGGCTGAAGGCCGAGCCAGGGTGGGCTACGTGCGGCAGGAACTGAAGCCGGAGAGGTTACAGCCGAGGCTCGACCGGCTCTACGAGAGCGCAGGAGAAGTCCTGTCTGGGCTCGCGGCGGGGGCGACGGCCGCGGCCGGGGCCGCGGTGGAGGAGGCCATTGCGCCGCGGCGGGAGAGGCTCGAGGCTCGAGGGGCGGCCCCGGTGGAGGTCACGGTGGAGCGGGGCCGCCCCGAGCGCCAAGTGTCCACCGACCTGGAGGTGGGCCGCGTGGAGGAGCTGCCTCGGCGGAGGGCGGACAGGCACCCGGAAAGGCAAGAGGCCGTTGAACACGAGCCCAAGCCGGCGGCTAGCCTTACTCTGGGCCGCTACGAGCAGCAGGAAAGGCGGAGGGAACGCCGAGAGAGGAGGCTGGAGCGCCAGGAGTCCAGTGAGCAGGAGACCCCCCGAACGGACCCTGCCCGCGGGTGAGTGGGAAGCCCCGCCCCCCGCCGATGATTGGGCCTGTCAGAGCCAGCGGCCACTCACCTCGTACCTCAGCTGGAGAAGCTCCCTGGGAGCTCGGGATTCCCTGGGCAGGCCGAGGGTCCCCAGGCTCCACCCCTTGCTCCTCATTGGGCATCCTCCCTTTCAGCCCCGCCTCCCCGTTTACCCCAGAAGCAGCATAAGGCTCTAGACAAACTGAGAATGGAACTGGGTTTGGCGATGTAGCTGGCTCGCTAGCTTCGGCCCTAGGGCCCAACTGGCCGTTTGGGGTCCGCGTCCCCAGTGCCGGATTCCGAAATCTGGGCATTGCTGCTGTGTGAGGTCCTGGAGGGGTCTTCCAGCCAGCCAGCCGTAAAGCCACAGACATGTATTATTAAAAACCTGTGTGCCAGGCGCTGGGCGAAGAGCTTTCCCTTATCTCCAGGGGAAATATCCTGGGCACATTTAAACAGATTGAGATTGAAGGTAGAAATCATTTATCGAGCGCTTGTTATGGACCAGGCTGAAGATCTGAAACTCAGCCCAACTGAATGCTGGTTAAtcggggtggggagagagaggctGGCCGCTGGGGGAAGGGCGCAGAGCAGGAAAGGCAAAGCTTCTAAGAGAGCTGATGGCTGGTTCCCAATCCTGGGGCTCACGTCCCCCCCAACCTTCTTCTCCAGGAAGGCCACTCTGGCGGATATCGTGGAGCAGCTCCAGGAGAAGGAGTCAAGCACGGGGCCTGCGGCCAACATCCCTGTCACTGCCACTGCGGGGGTAAATCCGGCAGCCAGGGGAGGTGGGCTTGAGTGGGTGCAGGGAGGCCTCGGGGTTCACTGGCTAATGCCGCCTCAGCCTCCGGCGCCGGGGCGGCCTAAAGCCTCTTTTGCTCCTCCAGCCCTCTCTCCCCCAATCCCGGGAACTCCCACCCTCGTTCCCCGAGAGGATGCCCCGTCCCGACCGGCCCCGTGCCCGCGACCGGCCCAAGCCCCGACGGCGTCCTCGGCCGCGGGACCCCAGCGGCGAAGGCGGCGGGGCGGGGAGGAGGTCTCGCTCGGCCCCAGCCCAGGGCACCAGCGCCCCGCCCCCTCCGCCGCCCAGCCACACGGTCCAGCGAGAGGGCTTCTTGCTTCGCAAGAGAGAGCTGGAGGGACCCAACCGCAAGGCGTCCAACAGGTGAGGCGGGGCCGGCTGAATTGCCTGGTCCAGCTGGGCAGAGGGACCCCAAAGGGAAGTGGAAGCCTAATGGAGCAAGTGGCATTTCTCTTCGTCCCTGATTCCCCTCCTCCGTGGTCTCTAAAGTGTGGATCTTCAGAGATGGGGAAGAGGTACCTGGTGGTTTATTCCAGACTGATGGAAAGCAGGGAAGCCAATTTAGGAGGCTGGCCCAGTAACTGAAGCAGATGGGGAATAACTGGGGCCCCAGAGACCCCCCTGGACTTCTTCTCTACCCTCCCTTCCCAGGTCGTGGATGAATTTGTACTGTGTGCTCAACAAAGGTGACCTGGGCTTCTACAAAGACGCCAAGGGCCCATCATCGGGCGGCACTCACGGAGGAGAGCCTCTGCTCAGCCTGCACAATGCCATCTGTGAGGTGGCCAGtgactacaaaaagaaaaagaatgttttcaaACTCAAGTAAGCTTGCCAGCCCAGGGAGCCAGGAGGGCCAACTTCTAGCCTAAACAGCCCTAGATCTTGCaaatgattctgggaaagtcgTTTCCCTCTCCAGCCTCAAGCTGTTTCCTCACTCATTTCGCAAGCACTTGTTAAGTGCCTGCCTTGTGGACAATATGGCAGGGAGATAGTTCTCCTCATGTCTagcccctgccctcaggaagcttaggATCTAGTAAATGGGAGAACTACAGACAGGTTACTTGATGCATGATATTTCATGGTAAGGCCCATTACACTATTGGGGTCATCGAGGAACTCTTCATGGAAATGTAGTTCTTGCATTTGGCCTTTAAGGGGGTGAGTTTGAATGGGATGGGCAGCCGGGCTCTGGTTTGGGGTGGAGGGTGACTGCCCACTTatgcctcccctttcctccctacAGGACCCACGATGGCAGCGAATTCCTTCTCCAAGCCAAAGATGAGGTAAGGGACGGCTTCTGTTTAAGGAGACGAGGCTGTTGAGGGAGTTCAGACCAGTCCTCTCCCCTGGGTCAAGGGAAGAACCATTAGCTCGTGTTCTATTCAACCATtcgattcaacaaatatttatttcccaTTTAGGTCCCTTCCACTGGGTGGAATGAGAAACAATAGAGCTCCCTAAGGGAGCTTATATTCCACAGAGGGAGGCAAATAAATACTTGCCTTTCACACagctggcatttaataaatgctcttttgaATGAGTGAATGATCCAAAATATGCCCAAAGAAGATAGCGAGTGAAAGGGGACCAAGAAATCTGAATGTTGAGGGGGGGAGAAAGCACTTTCAGCTGTGCTGATGAGAGAAGACAGGAGGAGAGATTGAGCTCTGAATGTGAAAGAAAGGGATTCTGGGAGGCGAATGCCTGGAGGGGTGCATGGGGCAGGATGAGGTTGGGAAAGTGCTTAAAGCAGAGGGTGAAGGACCCCAAGACTGGAAGGGAGGCTTTAtttagattatgaagggctttggatGCCAGGCTGGCAATTAGCACTTTATTCTTCACGTGAGAGGGACCCCGGAGAATTGTATGAGAAGAGTGTCGGGTGGGACTTGTGCCTTAGGAAAAGGACGTGGGCATCTTTGGGCTGGAGGCCGGGAGGCCAGGTGCCATGTCTGGGGGAGGATGCCCCCTTTTTGTCGTCCCCGATCCTGGGTCCCCTCACTTCCTTTCGGACGCGCTGGCCCCAAGGAGCCACGTGCAGAAGAGATGTCCGCACTTTGCGATTGGGCCGAGGGCGGGGCTCAGGCTAAGCCCCGCCCCCggccccaccccccacccccgtcCCCAGGAGGAAATGAAGGGCTGGCTGCAGGCCGTGGAGAGCTCGGTGGCGGAGCACGCGGAGATCTCCCGCTGGAGCCAGACGCTGCCCACCACTTCTTCCACCGACGAGGCTAACCCGAGGCCGGAGGGCCCGGGCTCCCGGAGAGCGAGCGGCCGCCGGAAGTGACCCCGCCCCGGGGTCTCCGCCACTCCGCCGGCCCCGGGCCTTACCCCCGCGGGCAGGCCCACCCCGAGGGCCCTGAACCACACTGAGACGTCTTACCTTCCGCCTTCCCCGCCTCCACCCGCCCGGGCCCCGGACACTCGGCCCTTCTCCCTCTGACGTGGGGAGACGCCCCCTGGGCCGGCGGGCCCCGAGATCCGCGGACGCTGACACGAGGGGGACACGAGGGGGAAGGGTCGGGTGCCCTCTCCCAGCCCGGGGGGTGCCTCATGCCATCGGCCCCTTGCTGGAGGCCCGCCCTCACAAGCCATATCGCTGTTCCGTCCCCTTCCCCCGGGTCttgggcttcatttttttttatgcaataaatgaggtggggggaggggacacGGGGGAGTAGTCTGCGTCTGAgcgggggagagggaggggagagcaaACTGAGCCAAGCCTCCCTTCCCCTCGGACTCCTTCCTGCCCTCCAGGGTCCTTGGCCCGGAGGAAGGGACGGGAGGACCCTCCGACGTGTGGAAGCAATCAAGCCACCTCAGCCCCGCGTTTTTTCCGGGGACGGGGAGCACAATGCTGTCAGGAGATCGGGGTGGGTGGACGGAGGCCTGTGGGGGGGCCAGTGAGGCCTGCCCTCTCCCTGGGGACCCGGGGCGCCCCTCGGGGCGGCCAGCCCAGGGTGCTGGGGATGCGGGGGTCCCTCCTCTGCCTTTACCTCACTTCCAAAGCTGCCTTGTTCTGCCTACGGGCCGGTAGggtgaggggggaggagaggggaccCCGCAGCCTGACCCCCCCCCCATCTCCCATGCTCAGCGCCATCCATTTGTTTGCAATCCTCCATCCCTCCATGGACCTTCCTCTCATCTACCTGTAGAGACTCCGACTGCTTTCCATAGGATTTGCGGGAAGGGTCTGATCCCCTCCAGGTGCCCCCAAAGCGGGAAGGGAGCTCCTGAGGCCTGCCAACCATGCACGGCCGGGCGCCGCTGCCCCTGCATGCTCCATGCCGGGCACCCTCCCCCAGCCTCAGGAAGGGGCTGGCAGCGGGGTCGCCCCaggctggggggagggagagggagggccGCGGCCCCGGCGCACTGTATGCACCTTTAATAAACCCTTGCTCTGTCCAGTctctgctgctgttgctgcccCTGCTCTTTGGATTGGGGGGCGCCTGGGGATGGAGTCGGGGTGGTGAGGGGTGGGGTCTGCTTGGCAGAAAATAGCAGGATCTAGGTCCCAGGCCCCAAACCCGGGGCTGAATGTGGGCCTTCTGCCCGCCTCACTGCTCATCTCAGAGGCCCCAAAGCC
Proteins encoded in this region:
- the SPTBN4 gene encoding spectrin beta chain, non-erythrocytic 4 isoform X2 produces the protein MKLDGWIHEKMLMARDSTREEGHKLRKRWLRHQAFMAELAQNKEWLEKIEKEGQQLMQEKPELASSVQKKLGEIRQCWAELESTTQAKARQLFEASQADQLVQSFAELDKRLMHMESQLQGVDPGGDLATVTSQLKKLQTMESQVEEWCREVGELQAQTAALPLEPASKELVGERQTAVGTRIVRLIEPLKERRRLLLASKELHQVAHDLEDEIAWVQERLPLATQTDKGNSLQSVQQLIKKNQSLRREIQGHRGRVEEVLERAGALASLRSPEAEVVSQSLERLQGLWSSLQEEAERRQQVLDAAFQVEQYYFDMSEVEAWLGEQELLLMSEETGKDEQSTLQLLKKHLLLEQSIENYEESIAQLSRQCRSLLEMGHPDSEQISRRQSQVDRLYVALKELGEERRARLEQQYWLYQLSRQVDELEHWIAEKEVVAGSPELGQDFEHVTVLQEKFTEFASETGNAGRERLAAVNQMVDELIECGHTAAATMAEWKDGLNEAWAELLELMGTRAQLLAASRELHKFFSDARELQSQIEEKRRRLPRLTAPPEPRSNAGSVQRALRAFEHDLQLLVSQVRQLQEGAAQLRTVYAGEHAEAIQGREQEVLQGWRELLAACEDARLHVSSTADALRFHSQARELLTWMEGIVGQIGATDKPRDVSSVEVLMNYHQGLKSEIEARGPELASCLELGRSLLLSKSPMADEIQAQLDKLVSRKEAMTDKWDQHWEWLQQMLEVHQFAQEAVVADAWLNAQEPLLQSRELGSSVDEVEQLIRRHEAFRKAAAAWEERFSSLRRLTTIEKLKAEQSKQPPTPLLGRKIFGDPTELAAKAAPLLRPGPYERALDPLGRRSPEPLALPSRLDSALAEGRARVGYVRQELKPERLQPRLDRLYESAGEVLSGLAAGATAAAGAAVEEAIAPRRERLEARGAAPVEVTVERGRPERQVSTDLEVGRVEELPRRRADRHPERQEAVEHEPKPAASLTLGRYEQQERRRERRERRLERQESSEQETPRTDPARGKATLADIVEQLQEKESSTGPAANIPVTATAGPSLPQSRELPPSFPERMPRPDRPRARDRPKPRRRPRPRDPSGEGGGAGRRSRSAPAQGTSAPPPPPPSHTVQREGFLLRKRELEGPNRKASNRSWMNLYCVLNKGDLGFYKDAKGPSSGGTHGGEPLLSLHNAICEVASDYKKKKNVFKLKTHDGSEFLLQAKDEEEMKGWLQAVESSVAEHAEISRWSQTLPTTSSTDEANPRPEGPGSRRASGRRK